The following coding sequences are from one Brooklawnia cerclae window:
- a CDS encoding MFS transporter has protein sequence MSMVKEEFNLSNTHIGWLNAVFFIGFILGAYVFGIVSDRIGTGWRRTWTWNVAMLFAIVGGALTFGASGSFIAFLLWRLPMGISRGGSEPVNVAIVSEWWPKEHRGFALGVHHAGFPWGQFLVGPLLVGIAAFGGGWREAFLIIPLLGLVVIAAQSFLGTEKHQRAVYDYIDAHGQTRPAPDLSVKVKESVWDQFLTAFRVPNARRAMLVGFVMLWAEAGATSFLTIQLTERGISTSQAVVIAGASGLTGWIGQIVWGTLSDHIGRKLSLGIILTGWAISVGTMFFISTATTGWLILLFWGLFRNSPFPVIYAILSDSVPKASGSAMGVMIGSALGISGIFAATVAGMVIDNLGWGAHYIVMVVILLLGFIPLARIKETVRTARSVSVSEA, from the coding sequence ATGTCGATGGTCAAAGAGGAATTCAACCTCAGCAATACGCACATCGGCTGGCTCAATGCGGTGTTCTTCATCGGATTCATCCTCGGCGCCTATGTGTTCGGTATCGTCTCCGATCGAATCGGGACGGGATGGCGTCGCACCTGGACATGGAACGTCGCCATGCTCTTCGCGATCGTCGGTGGCGCCCTCACCTTCGGCGCGAGTGGTAGCTTCATCGCGTTCCTCCTGTGGCGCTTGCCGATGGGCATCAGCCGAGGCGGATCGGAGCCGGTCAATGTGGCGATCGTCTCGGAATGGTGGCCGAAGGAGCATCGTGGATTCGCCCTCGGCGTCCACCATGCCGGCTTCCCCTGGGGCCAGTTCCTCGTCGGTCCGCTCCTGGTCGGGATCGCCGCGTTCGGCGGCGGTTGGCGGGAGGCGTTCCTGATCATCCCGCTCCTGGGCCTGGTGGTCATCGCCGCGCAGTCGTTCCTGGGAACCGAGAAGCACCAGCGCGCGGTGTACGACTACATCGACGCGCACGGCCAGACGCGGCCCGCCCCCGACCTGTCGGTCAAGGTGAAGGAAAGCGTGTGGGACCAGTTCCTGACCGCTTTCCGGGTGCCGAACGCCCGTCGGGCGATGCTGGTGGGCTTCGTGATGCTGTGGGCCGAGGCCGGCGCGACGTCCTTCCTCACCATCCAGTTGACCGAGCGGGGCATCTCGACGAGCCAGGCAGTCGTGATCGCCGGTGCGTCCGGCCTCACCGGTTGGATCGGGCAGATCGTGTGGGGCACGCTGTCCGACCACATCGGGCGGAAGCTGTCGCTGGGGATCATCCTGACCGGTTGGGCGATCTCGGTGGGGACGATGTTCTTCATCAGCACCGCCACGACCGGATGGCTCATCCTGCTGTTCTGGGGCCTGTTCAGGAACTCGCCCTTCCCCGTCATCTACGCCATCCTCAGCGATTCGGTGCCGAAGGCGTCCGGCTCGGCCATGGGTGTCATGATCGGTTCCGCGCTCGGTATCTCGGGAATCTTCGCGGCGACTGTCGCGGGCATGGTCATCGACAACCTGGGCTGGGGAGCTCACTACATCGTGATGGTCGTCATCCTGCTCCTCGGTTTCATTCCGCTGGCGCGTATCAAGGAGACGGTCCGCACAGCCCGTTCGGTGTCGGTGTCGGAGGCCTGA